A part of Candidatus Methylomirabilota bacterium genomic DNA contains:
- a CDS encoding aromatic ring-hydroxylating dioxygenase subunit alpha, producing the protein MSSSAPRRREWPGASLARVPYWVYQDGANYREELRRIFEGPVWNYVALESDLTRPGDYRTTFVGEMPVIVVRGETGAIHAFENRCAHRGALIALDDGGSTGKRFQCVYHAWSYDLEGSLVSVAFEKGAHGKGGMPASFCKAEHAPRRLRTATLGGLVFATLDPAAPLLDAYLGEAVRARLLRVLNRPVQVLGRFVQALPNNWKLYVENVKDTYHASLLHTFFSTFRITRLTQGGGVLVSPDGAHHASATIDRGEDRDSTAYRDQGIRSESERLRLIDPSLLDTVKEFGDDVQLQILTVFPSLVVQQVYNALAIRQVIPKGPDAMELHWTYLGFADDSAEMRRRRLRQANLVGPAGYVSMEDGCVGGFVQRGVAAAGDTLSIVNMGGEGAESQDTRATEAAVRGFWKAYRGYMGY; encoded by the coding sequence ATGAGCTCCTCGGCCCCCCGTCGTCGCGAATGGCCCGGCGCGTCGCTCGCCCGCGTCCCCTACTGGGTGTACCAGGACGGCGCGAACTACCGCGAGGAGCTTCGTCGCATCTTCGAGGGGCCGGTGTGGAACTACGTCGCGCTGGAGTCGGATCTGACGCGGCCCGGCGACTACCGGACCACGTTCGTGGGCGAGATGCCGGTGATCGTGGTGCGCGGCGAGACCGGGGCCATTCATGCCTTCGAGAATCGCTGCGCGCATCGCGGCGCCCTCATCGCGCTCGACGACGGTGGGTCCACAGGCAAGCGCTTCCAGTGCGTGTACCACGCCTGGAGCTACGACCTCGAGGGCTCGCTGGTGAGCGTGGCCTTCGAGAAGGGCGCCCACGGCAAGGGCGGCATGCCCGCGTCCTTCTGCAAGGCCGAGCATGCGCCGCGGCGCCTGCGCACCGCGACGCTGGGCGGTCTCGTCTTCGCGACGCTCGACCCTGCGGCGCCGCTGCTGGACGCCTACCTCGGCGAGGCGGTGCGCGCCCGCCTGCTCCGCGTGCTCAACCGCCCCGTCCAGGTGCTGGGCCGCTTCGTCCAGGCCCTGCCCAACAACTGGAAGCTTTACGTGGAGAACGTGAAGGACACGTATCACGCGAGCCTGCTCCACACCTTCTTCAGCACGTTCCGCATCACCCGCCTGACCCAGGGGGGCGGAGTGCTGGTGAGCCCGGACGGCGCTCATCATGCGAGCGCCACCATCGATCGCGGTGAGGACCGCGACAGCACCGCGTACCGCGACCAGGGCATCCGCTCGGAGAGCGAGCGCCTCCGCCTGATCGACCCGAGCCTGCTCGACACCGTGAAGGAGTTCGGCGACGACGTCCAGCTCCAGATTCTCACCGTGTTTCCGAGCCTGGTCGTCCAGCAGGTCTACAACGCCCTCGCCATCCGCCAGGTCATTCCCAAGGGCCCCGACGCGATGGAGCTGCACTGGACCTATCTCGGATTCGCCGACGATTCGGCGGAGATGCGCCGGCGGCGCCTGCGCCAGGCCAATCTGGTGGGCCCGGCCGGCTACGTCTCCATGGAGGACGGCTGCGTCGGCGGCTTCGTGCAGCGGGGCGTGGCCGCCGCCGGCGACACGCTCTCGATCGTGAACATGGGAGGCGAGGGCGCGGAGTCGCAGGACACCCGCGCCACCGAGGCGGCGGTGCGCGGGTTCTGGAAGGCGTACCGCGGGTATATGGGCTACTAG